Part of the Geobacter pickeringii genome, TTTCCGGGACAGGTCTGACGATAGAGGATGCTCTTTCCAATGCATTTCGTTTTGCCAAGGATGATGGAGCTGCTATCTATTTTCAGCTTGGAACCTTTGCTGATATTGCGTCAACTTTCTATAATACCGTGGGATTGTACGATGACGGATTAGTTAAACCACTATTAGGTAGTTCATACCTGGAATATATTCCCAGAACATTGCCTGAATTTCTCTATCCGGATCGCCCCAAAGACCTTTCCGGGCTTTTTGAAAACGTAGGATTGACATCTGGAGGTGGTTTTTTTGAGCTGGCGGAAGCGTATATGAATTTTGGCAGTTTAGGGTGCATAATAGTACCTTTCGCCATAACCTATCTAATTGCGCAGTGTTATTTAAATGCGCTTAGACATCGATGTGTTACGACTATATTGCTTTATATGTTTGTCGTATCAATGTTTTTACGCGGGATCTGGTATCAGACGTTCGTATTTTATAAAGCTACAATAACCTTGATGGTTATCGAACTGTTCATTGCTATGTTTATTCCATTTCTCTCTACCTTATTACGCAAGCGCATACGTCATGTGTGATCTTCTTACTATTGGTATTGATGCTTCAAATATACGTGCAGGGGGAGGACTTACCCACCTGAAATGTTTGCTGGACTCAACTAATGTTAAATTTGCCGCAGGATTACGAATGATAATATGGGGAGGGTCAAATACTCTTGATAAGCTTCCCAGTAATCAACTGGTAGAAAAAATATATGTACCCATTCTGAATAAGTCTCTTTGTTTTCGAGTAGCTTGGCAAGCCTGGTTCTTGCCATCCTGTCTCAAAGAAAAAAAATGTGATATACTTTTTTCACCTGGTGGTACCCTTCCCCCAAATCCTGGTGTTCCAACAGTTGTGATGTCTCAAAATCTCCTTCCTTTCGAGCCATATGAGGCACGTAGATTTGGATTTAGTTTCATGAGTTTGAAAATGAAACTCCTTCATGTCAGTCAGAAGCGTTCTTTTGAACAGTCAGATGGTATCATCTTTCTTACTCGATATGCACAAGATTCTATCTGTGCTGTTCTTTCAAATAAACCAAAGAATATGACCATTATTCCTCACGGGATCGAAGATCGTTTTTATGCAAGTCCACGATCAGCCAGTAAATCATTCTCATTATCATGCCCATTTCGTGTAATCTATGTATCAATCGTTGATGTATATAAACATCAATGGCATGTTGCTGAAGCGGCGGCATCCCTTCGCCTTAAAGGGATACCTCTGCAGGTGGAGTTCATCGGGCCCTGCTACCCTCAGGCCGGAAAACGCCTCGCAGACACCATTGCCCGGCTCGATCCCTGTGGCGAGTTCCTGATCTATCATGGGCCGCTGCCTTTCGAGCAGCTCGAAGAGGCATACCAGAAAGCCGATGCCTTCGTCTTTGCATCCAGTTGCGAGAACCTCCCGAACATCCTACTGGAGGCCATGGCCTCGGGGCTCCCCATAGCCTGCTCAGGCCGTGGACCGATGCCTGAGGTCCTCGGTGACGCAGGCATCTATTTCGACCCGGAAAAACCTGATGAAATTGCGACGGCTCTCATGTGCCTTTACCGTGACAGTGAACTGAGGTTGCATCTGGCGACCGAGGCACATGTCCGGGCTCGAGCGTACTCTTGGGGACGCTGTGCCTTGGAGACATTTTCATTTATAGAACAGGTTGCCAGCGACGCCAAAGTTTAGGAGAGACTTTCCGTAAGGGAGAAGTACATGTTTTCTAGAAAAATCTTACTTATTACTGGCGGCACCGGTTCTTTTGGCAACGCCGTCCTCAGGCGTTTTTTGAATACAAGCATCAAAGAAATTCGGGTTTACAGCCGTGACGAAAAAAAACAGGAAGATATGCGGATTGATCTGAAAAATGAAAAAGTGAAGTTTTATATCGGCGATGTGCGCAGCTACGACAGCCTCTACTCAGCCATGCATGGAGTAGACTATGTCTTCCACGCGGCGGCGCTCAAACAGGTTCCCTCGTGTGAGTTTTATCCCATGGAGGCGGTACGCACTAACGTGCTTGGCACTGAAAACGTTCTGAATGCAGCATTGGCCAATAAAGTTAATAAGGTAATCTGCCTCAGCACTGACAAGGCGGTCTATCCTATCAATGCTATGGGTATATCAAAAGCTATGATGGAGAAGTTGATGGTCGCCAAAGCGCGTACAACTGACATCAAACAGACGATTCTTTGTGGTACTCGCTACGGTAACGTCATGGCCTCACGGGGGTCGGTAATCCCCCTGTTTATCAAACAGATCAGAGAGGGAAAGCCCCTCACGGTAACCGACCCCAACATGACCCGTTACCTCATGTCGCTCGAAGATGCTGTCGATCTGGTTATATATGCCTTCAATAACGCCCACCAGGGCGATATTTTTGTTCAAAAAGCGCCAGCCTCGACAATCATGGATCTGGCGATTGCCGTAAAGGAGCTGTTCACGGCCGATAATCCCATCAGGGTCATTGGCACCCGTCACGGAGAGAAATTTTATGAAACCCTCTTGACGCGGGAAGAGCGGGTGAAGGCAGAAGATTTGGGGGGATACTATCGAATCGTGCCTGATGATCGGGATTTGAATTACGGCAAGTATTTTACGGAAGGTGAAGAGAAGATTGCAATGGTTGAGGATTACAACTCCCACAATACCCGTCGTCTTGCCATTCCAGAGATCAAGGATCTGTTGCTGAAACTGGATTATATCCAACAAGAACTTTCTGCATCGGGGATCAACCCGTGAAAACAGTTCTGATTACAGGGGCAGAAGGATTTATCGGTAAGAACCTGCGAGTCTCCCTGCAGCAACGTAACGATACTCGTTTACTCAGTTATGACATCCAGGATGACACATCAACACTTACTTATTTACTTGATCAGGCCGATATTGTTTTTCACCTTGCCGGAGTTAATCGCCCGCAGAACCCTGAAGAGTTCAAGACCGGCAATACCGGCCTCACAGAAAAGATATGTCGCCACTTGACGAGTACCGGTAGAAAAGTACCCATTGCCATTACCTCATCAATCCAGGCAGCCCTCGAAAACCCCTATGGAGAAAGCAAGCGCGGCGCGGAAGAGGCGGTTTTCGCCTATGGTCGGGAGACCGGCGCACTAGTGCATGTGTTCCGCCTTCCCAATGTATTCGGGAAGTGGTGCCGTCCCAACTACAACTCCGGTGTTGCTACCTTCTGTCACAATATTGCCCATGACCTCCCCATTCAGGTCAATGATCCGAACGTAATAATGAATCTGGTCTATATTGACGATGTCTTGAGGGTTCTTATTGCCTTGCTTGACGGCGTAGCTGAAGTGCAGGATGATTTCTGCATGGTAAAACCTGTCCATACCATAAAGCTCGGAGAAATCGCGGAACTGATCCAGTCATTCAAAGAGAGCCGCGGGCTGCGCAACATCCCCGATATGGCCGATCCGTTTACCAAGAAGTTGTATGCCACCTATCTGAGCTACCTGCCGACTGACGGTTTCAGCTATCCACTGAAGATGAATATAGACGTTAGAGGCTCGTTCACCGAGTTCATCAAGACCCCTGACCGTGGACAGGTTTCGGTGAATATTTCGAAGCCTGGTATTACCAAGGGAAATCATTGGCACCACACCAAGAACGAGAAGTTTCTTGTAGTCAGTGGTGAAGGAGTTATTCGTTTCCGAAAGGTAGGTACTGACGAAGTTTTTGAGTATCAGGTCTGCGGAGAGAGGCTTGAGGTCGTTGACATTCCCACGGGATATACCCATAACATCAGCAATACCGGGGTAACTGACCTGGTGACGGTCATGTGGTGCAACGAGTTGTTTGATCCGGAAAATCCGGATACTTATTTTGAGAATGTGGAGCTTGGAGCGTGAAAAAAATTAAAGTCATGACGGTCGTTGGTACCCGCCCAGAGATCATCCGCCTTTCCCGCGTTATGGCAAAACTCGACCAGCATGTTGATCATATCCTGGTACATACCGGCCAGAATTATGACTATGAACTTAACGAGATTTTTTTTTATGACCTTGAGGTACGAAAACCGGATTATTTTCTTGATGCCGCCGGAGCTAATGCTGCCGAGACTATTGGCAACCTGATTACAAAAGTCGATAACGTGTTGGAGAAAGAAAATCCGGAAGCGTTGCTGGTACTGGGTGATACCAACAGCTGTCTGGCAGCCATTCCGGCCAAGCGCCGCAAGATACCCATCTTCCACATGGAAGCCGGCAACCGCTGTTTCGACCAACGCGTTCCGGAAGAAACCAACCGCAAAATAGTTGACCATATCAGCGACATCAATCTTACCTACAGCTCAATTGCCCGCGAATACCTGCTGCGGGAAGGATTGCCGCCTGATCGGGTCATAAAGACCGGCAGCCCCATGTACGAGGTGCTGCACGCCTACATGAGCAAGATTGATACTTCAGATGTGTTAAGTCGATTGGGACTGAAGGAGCAGGACTATTTCGTGGTCAGTGCCCATAGAGAAGAAAACGTGGATTCAGAGGTAAACCTGATTAAACTGGCCGGTATCCTGAACGGGACCGCCGAACATTACGGCAAGCGGATCATTGTTTCCACCCATCCCAGGACCCGCAAACGGATCGAAGACAGGGGCTTGATGTTCAACGAGAAGGTCGAACTGCTGAAACCTCTTGGATTTGTTGATTATGTGCATCTGCAGAAACACGCCTACGCGGTCCTGTCCGATAGCGGCACCATTACGGAAGAGTCATCAATTCTCAATTTCCCAGCGCTGAATATCCGCGAAGCCCATGAGCGTCCGGAAGGGATGGAAGAGGCATCGGTAATGATGACTGGCTTGGAGTTGGACCGGGTGCTGCAAGGACTGGCAGTGCTGGAGAGTCAGCAACGGGGGGAAAAGCGTATCCTGAGGCCGGTATACGACTACTCCATGCCAAATGTCTCCGACAAGGTTCTGCGGATCATCATCAGCTATGTCGACTATGTGAATCGGGTGGTATGGAAGAAATAAGGCGGATGTGACGTGCGTATCCTTGTTGTTACACAATACTTCTGGCCGGAGAATTTCCGTATCAACGATTTGGTGTCTGGCCTTCTTGAGCGCGGGAATAGTGTCACAGTTCTGACCGGTATACCCAATTATCCTGAAGGTAGTTTTTTCCACGGGTACGGTTTTTTTCGTAAGACATCACAAGAGTATCATGGGGCCAAGGTAGTGCGTGTGCCACTCATTCCTCGTGGCAATGGGAGTGGGGTTAAGCTGGCCCTTAATTACCTGTCCTTTGTGTTGAGTGTTTGTTTCTTGGCACCGTTTCGTTGTAGAGAACAGTATGATCTTATCTTTATTTTTGAGCCGTCGCCAGTGACGGTTGCCCTGCCAGCGCTTTTCCTTAAATTTTTGCACAAAATTCCGATCATGTTTTGGGTGCAGGATCTTTGGCCAGAGAGCCTTTCAGCCACCGGAGCCGTGACTTCCAGGAGGATTCTCGATGTTGTAGCAGGGGTGGTACGTTTTATCTATCGCAACTGCGACAAAATCCTCATTACGTCACGATCGTTTAGACAATCTATTGAACGCCATGATGGTGCGCCAGAGAACATCATCTATTTTCCGCAGAGTGCAGAAGATATTTTCCACCCAATTGTTGAAACGCAGACTTTGGCGGCCTGCAATTCAATCCCTCCAGGTTTTTGGATCATGTTTGCAGGAAATATCGGTACTGCGCAAGATTTCCAGACTTTAATAGCCACTGCTGAAAAGCTTAAAGAGCATAGAGATATCCATTGGGTTATAGTCGGTGACGGACGTATGCGGGAATGGGCTGAATCAGAAGTCAAGACACGCGGATTAAACGATAACTTTCATTTTCTCGGCAGGCATCCCCTAGAAACGATGCCCGCATTTTACTCACACGCTGATGCACTACTTGTAACGCTGAAGAAAGAGCCGATTTTTGCCTTGACTATCCCTGCAAAAATACAGTCGTACCTAGCCTGTGGTAGACCTGTTATTGCAGCACTTGACGGGGAGGGGGCAAGGATTGTTGAAGAGGCTGGCGCTGGTATTACGTGTCCGGCTGAATCCGCTGACGCTTTATGCAATGCAATTCTCAAAATGTATAAGACCCCCAAAATTGAACGCGAAAAGATGGGAATGAGTGGCAGAAGATATTATGAAGCAAATTTTGACCGCGACATGTTGTTGGATAAGCTTTATCAATGGATGAAAGAATTGGTTGCTGATTGTGATAGATCAAGGCCACATTATGCAAACAACAAATAAAAATGTATTTGTTACAGGAGCAAGCGGTTTTGTGGGTCGTTTTCTCTGTTCGCGACTTCTTTCGGCAGGCTTTAGTGTTCGTGGCACCCTCTTGTCATCTGAAACTCCCGCGTCTCTCGTGAGCGGTGTGGAACCGATGGTGATTCAGCCTTTGGGACCTGATACCCCGTGGCAGCACGCATTGACTGGCATCGACACGATCATCCATTTGGCTGCCCGTGTTCATATTATGGATGATCCCTCGGCTGACCCTTTGACGGAATTTCGCAAGGTAAATACTGAGGGTACTAGGCAGCTTGCCAAAGAGGCTGCAAAAGCTGGTGTTAAGCGGTTGGTTTTTATAAGCTCTATCAAGGTAAATGGGGAGGAGACAGCTACCCCATTTACTGAAAACTCTCCAGCCCAGCCGACGGATCCCTATGGGATAAGTAAATGGGAGGCAGAACAGTCTCTGCGACAGATTGAAAAAGAAACTGGTCTGGAGGTTGTTGTGGTTAGGCCAACACTGGTATACGGTCCCGGCGTCAAGGCCAATTTTCTCAATGTGCTGAAAGCCATCAAAGGCAATTCTGGATTCTGGATTTTGGATTTTGGATCAAAATATTTGCCATTTCCCCTTGCTTCCATCGCCAATCAACGCAGCCTGATCTACGTCGGCAATCTTGTCGATGCTCTGGCAACCTGTGCTACACATCCAGTTGCTGCGGGGCAGACATACCTGGTAAGCGATGGAGAGGATGTCTCAACACCTGAACTTATCCGTCGAGTAGCGAATGCCCTTGATGTGCCGGCGAGGTTAGTGCCGCTTCCTGTGTCTTGGATGAAAGCAGGTGGTGAAATTGTGGATTGTGGATTGTGGATTTTGAATTCTAAATTTTTTAATTCAAACGCTGGTAAACCAATTCAAAATTCAACATCCAGAAACCATAGCCGACATCGCTTCACTGCCGCGGTCAATCGCCTGACCGGTTCGCTGACTGTTGACAGTTTCAAGATTAGAAAGGAGTTAGGGTGGACGCCGCCGTTTACAATGGAAGAGGGATTGCGGGAGACGGCGAAATGGTTTGAAAAGCAATGTTGAATTCTGGATTTTGGATTCTGGATGACTGGCAAAAGAGCAGATTTGGCATGTTTTATCCTTGCAAATCATGGTGTGATATTCCATGATTACAAACATGATATCCCGCGCACTTTATCCATTCCTGTCAGAGGCGCTTGACTCTTCACCTGCCGTTGCGTTGCTGGGGCCACGCCAGGTCGGCAAGACCACCCTGGCCCTTGAGATAGGCAAGGTGCGCGGCGCACTGTATCTGGACCTTGAATCCGAGCAGGATCTTGCCAAGCTTGACCAGCCTGAATTGTATCTTGAGGATCATCAGGACAGGCTGATGATCTTTGATGAAGTGCATCGCCTGCCTGGATTATTCCCTGTATTGCGTGGATTTATTGACAAGGGGCGCCGTGCCGGACTGCGCACGGGGCGCTTTCTTCTGCTTGGTTCTGCTTCGCTTGATTTGCTGAAACAGTCCGGCGAAACATTGGCCGGCCGGATTTCCTACCTTGAGTTATCCCCTTTTAATATCCTTGAAACAGGCGAGAGAACATCAGAAGATCTCTGGGTTGCAGGCGGGTTCCCGGAAAGCCTGCTGGCGAAAAACCCGCGCCAGAGCCTGCGCTGGAGACAGGATTTCATACGCACCTATCTTGAACGCGATATTCCGCAGTTCGGACCGCGGATAGCTGCAGAAGCGTTGCGCCGTTTCTGGGTCATGCTGGCCCATAATCAGGGGGGGATACTGAATGCGGCTCAATTTTCACGCAACCTGGGTGTGGATGTAAAAACCGTCACCAATTACCTTGATCTGCTTGTTGATCTGATGCTGGTCCGCCGTCTCCCTCCCTGGCACGGCAATGTCGGAAAGAGGCTGGTCAAGTCACCAAAGGTGTATGTGCGTGACAGCGGCCTTGTGCATGCATTGCTCGGCATACAGGACAAAGAGGGTTTGCTGGCGCACCCGGTTGTCGGGCAGAGCTGGGAGTGTTTTGTGGTGGAAAATCTCCTTGGGGCAGGGATTGGGGCTCCGCAGGAATTTTTCTACCGGACCGGCGGAGGTGCTGAAATAGATCTGCTGCTGACATGGCCTGACGACGAGATATGGGCTGTGGAGATCAAGAGAAGTCTCAACCCCAAGCCTGAGCGGGGATTTTACTCGGCCTGTTCCGATCTGGCCCCGGCGAAAAAATATGTCGTGTACCCTGGTGCCGAACGCTATCGGATTGCACCTGACATAGAGGCGATTCCACTCCCGCAGCTGGCTGCCGAAATTCATGCAAGGGCAATTTTGAATGTTGAATTTTGAATTTGTCTCACTGGCAGGATCCCACATGAAAAGAGTATTTGATGTTGTTCTCTCATTTCTGCTGATGCTGGTTTTTTCCCTTCCGA contains:
- a CDS encoding glycosyltransferase family 4 protein, which translates into the protein MCDLLTIGIDASNIRAGGGLTHLKCLLDSTNVKFAAGLRMIIWGGSNTLDKLPSNQLVEKIYVPILNKSLCFRVAWQAWFLPSCLKEKKCDILFSPGGTLPPNPGVPTVVMSQNLLPFEPYEARRFGFSFMSLKMKLLHVSQKRSFEQSDGIIFLTRYAQDSICAVLSNKPKNMTIIPHGIEDRFYASPRSASKSFSLSCPFRVIYVSIVDVYKHQWHVAEAAASLRLKGIPLQVEFIGPCYPQAGKRLADTIARLDPCGEFLIYHGPLPFEQLEEAYQKADAFVFASSCENLPNILLEAMASGLPIACSGRGPMPEVLGDAGIYFDPEKPDEIATALMCLYRDSELRLHLATEAHVRARAYSWGRCALETFSFIEQVASDAKV
- a CDS encoding polysaccharide biosynthesis protein; translation: MFSRKILLITGGTGSFGNAVLRRFLNTSIKEIRVYSRDEKKQEDMRIDLKNEKVKFYIGDVRSYDSLYSAMHGVDYVFHAAALKQVPSCEFYPMEAVRTNVLGTENVLNAALANKVNKVICLSTDKAVYPINAMGISKAMMEKLMVAKARTTDIKQTILCGTRYGNVMASRGSVIPLFIKQIREGKPLTVTDPNMTRYLMSLEDAVDLVIYAFNNAHQGDIFVQKAPASTIMDLAIAVKELFTADNPIRVIGTRHGEKFYETLLTREERVKAEDLGGYYRIVPDDRDLNYGKYFTEGEEKIAMVEDYNSHNTRRLAIPEIKDLLLKLDYIQQELSASGINP
- a CDS encoding capsular polysaccharide biosynthesis protein CapF, which translates into the protein MKTVLITGAEGFIGKNLRVSLQQRNDTRLLSYDIQDDTSTLTYLLDQADIVFHLAGVNRPQNPEEFKTGNTGLTEKICRHLTSTGRKVPIAITSSIQAALENPYGESKRGAEEAVFAYGRETGALVHVFRLPNVFGKWCRPNYNSGVATFCHNIAHDLPIQVNDPNVIMNLVYIDDVLRVLIALLDGVAEVQDDFCMVKPVHTIKLGEIAELIQSFKESRGLRNIPDMADPFTKKLYATYLSYLPTDGFSYPLKMNIDVRGSFTEFIKTPDRGQVSVNISKPGITKGNHWHHTKNEKFLVVSGEGVIRFRKVGTDEVFEYQVCGERLEVVDIPTGYTHNISNTGVTDLVTVMWCNELFDPENPDTYFENVELGA
- the wecB gene encoding non-hydrolyzing UDP-N-acetylglucosamine 2-epimerase — protein: MKKIKVMTVVGTRPEIIRLSRVMAKLDQHVDHILVHTGQNYDYELNEIFFYDLEVRKPDYFLDAAGANAAETIGNLITKVDNVLEKENPEALLVLGDTNSCLAAIPAKRRKIPIFHMEAGNRCFDQRVPEETNRKIVDHISDINLTYSSIAREYLLREGLPPDRVIKTGSPMYEVLHAYMSKIDTSDVLSRLGLKEQDYFVVSAHREENVDSEVNLIKLAGILNGTAEHYGKRIIVSTHPRTRKRIEDRGLMFNEKVELLKPLGFVDYVHLQKHAYAVLSDSGTITEESSILNFPALNIREAHERPEGMEEASVMMTGLELDRVLQGLAVLESQQRGEKRILRPVYDYSMPNVSDKVLRIIISYVDYVNRVVWKK
- a CDS encoding glycosyltransferase family 4 protein; the encoded protein is MRILVVTQYFWPENFRINDLVSGLLERGNSVTVLTGIPNYPEGSFFHGYGFFRKTSQEYHGAKVVRVPLIPRGNGSGVKLALNYLSFVLSVCFLAPFRCREQYDLIFIFEPSPVTVALPALFLKFLHKIPIMFWVQDLWPESLSATGAVTSRRILDVVAGVVRFIYRNCDKILITSRSFRQSIERHDGAPENIIYFPQSAEDIFHPIVETQTLAACNSIPPGFWIMFAGNIGTAQDFQTLIATAEKLKEHRDIHWVIVGDGRMREWAESEVKTRGLNDNFHFLGRHPLETMPAFYSHADALLVTLKKEPIFALTIPAKIQSYLACGRPVIAALDGEGARIVEEAGAGITCPAESADALCNAILKMYKTPKIEREKMGMSGRRYYEANFDRDMLLDKLYQWMKELVADCDRSRPHYANNK
- a CDS encoding UDP-glucose 4-epimerase family protein; translation: MIDQGHIMQTTNKNVFVTGASGFVGRFLCSRLLSAGFSVRGTLLSSETPASLVSGVEPMVIQPLGPDTPWQHALTGIDTIIHLAARVHIMDDPSADPLTEFRKVNTEGTRQLAKEAAKAGVKRLVFISSIKVNGEETATPFTENSPAQPTDPYGISKWEAEQSLRQIEKETGLEVVVVRPTLVYGPGVKANFLNVLKAIKGNSGFWILDFGSKYLPFPLASIANQRSLIYVGNLVDALATCATHPVAAGQTYLVSDGEDVSTPELIRRVANALDVPARLVPLPVSWMKAGGEIVDCGLWILNSKFFNSNAGKPIQNSTSRNHSRHRFTAAVNRLTGSLTVDSFKIRKELGWTPPFTMEEGLRETAKWFEKQC
- a CDS encoding ATP-binding protein codes for the protein MITNMISRALYPFLSEALDSSPAVALLGPRQVGKTTLALEIGKVRGALYLDLESEQDLAKLDQPELYLEDHQDRLMIFDEVHRLPGLFPVLRGFIDKGRRAGLRTGRFLLLGSASLDLLKQSGETLAGRISYLELSPFNILETGERTSEDLWVAGGFPESLLAKNPRQSLRWRQDFIRTYLERDIPQFGPRIAAEALRRFWVMLAHNQGGILNAAQFSRNLGVDVKTVTNYLDLLVDLMLVRRLPPWHGNVGKRLVKSPKVYVRDSGLVHALLGIQDKEGLLAHPVVGQSWECFVVENLLGAGIGAPQEFFYRTGGGAEIDLLLTWPDDEIWAVEIKRSLNPKPERGFYSACSDLAPAKKYVVYPGAERYRIAPDIEAIPLPQLAAEIHARAILNVEF